One segment of Vibrio agarivorans DNA contains the following:
- a CDS encoding ATP-dependent endonuclease — protein sequence MQLDRIEVSGFRGIRRLSLQFDELTTLIGENTWGKSSLLDALSIALPASGELYQFAMTDFHVDYAIAHPQTQHLQIVLAFVANDDVEIRAGRYRKIKPVWVKDDNEKNRIYYRISASRDGKDITTRYAFLNAQGEPLHLHHSEKLAQELMSLHPVIRLRDARRYAKGNNGHDTNTRAEKRIHNTCRRLLAVPGHVNKGEIKSSLNTMNDLVEHYFSFKHNTNKNPRKQRDGLFHSSPSDKTLSQTIHESNSKQTRLLMLGLLNAYLQAKGPTNLRRCARPLLLIEDPEGRLHPTHMARAWGLLQLLPMQKILTTNSSELLGQVPIHSIRRLVRQSDRTVARYVKGTQLSHDELRRIGFHIRFHRSGAMFARCWLLVEGETEVWLFNEIANICGYNLAAEGVQIIEFAQSGLRSLIKVAKAFDIDWHVVTDGDQAGKKYAATVKAMLDEEQERHRLTELPDRDIEHFLYQNGFEQFFRQMVKIPPDHPIPAKKVVHRVLKKKAKPDLALAIVGHCEEEGAECIPVLLRWTLKRVVTMANGNT from the coding sequence ATGCAGCTAGACCGGATAGAAGTTTCAGGCTTTCGCGGCATTCGACGCCTTTCGCTGCAGTTCGATGAGCTCACCACTCTCATTGGTGAAAATACCTGGGGTAAGTCCTCTCTTCTTGATGCTCTGTCAATCGCACTACCCGCCTCTGGCGAGTTATATCAATTTGCTATGACGGATTTTCACGTCGACTATGCGATTGCCCACCCGCAAACCCAACATCTACAAATCGTTCTCGCTTTTGTTGCTAATGACGATGTAGAAATACGCGCTGGCCGCTATCGTAAGATCAAACCGGTGTGGGTAAAAGACGACAATGAAAAGAACCGCATTTACTATCGGATAAGTGCCAGTCGAGATGGCAAAGACATTACCACTCGCTATGCGTTTCTTAATGCGCAAGGAGAGCCACTGCACCTTCATCACAGTGAGAAGCTCGCGCAGGAGTTAATGTCCCTGCATCCGGTGATCCGTCTGCGTGATGCTCGTCGTTACGCAAAAGGCAACAACGGACACGACACGAATACCCGAGCAGAAAAACGTATTCACAACACCTGCCGCCGCTTATTGGCGGTGCCTGGTCACGTCAATAAAGGCGAAATAAAAAGCAGCCTCAATACGATGAACGATTTGGTTGAGCACTACTTTTCATTCAAGCACAACACCAATAAGAACCCGCGTAAGCAACGAGACGGCCTATTTCATAGCAGCCCGAGTGATAAAACACTGTCACAAACCATTCATGAGTCCAACAGCAAGCAAACTCGGCTTCTGATGCTGGGGTTACTCAATGCTTATCTGCAGGCGAAAGGGCCAACCAATCTAAGACGCTGCGCAAGGCCGCTTCTATTGATAGAAGATCCTGAAGGCCGATTGCACCCAACCCATATGGCGAGAGCTTGGGGGCTATTGCAGCTGCTCCCGATGCAAAAGATTCTCACAACCAACAGTTCAGAGTTGCTCGGCCAGGTGCCGATACACTCAATAAGGCGCTTGGTTCGTCAATCCGATCGCACGGTGGCGCGTTATGTCAAAGGTACTCAACTGTCTCACGATGAGCTGCGTCGTATCGGCTTTCATATTCGTTTTCACCGCTCCGGGGCGATGTTCGCGCGTTGCTGGCTGTTGGTTGAAGGTGAAACAGAGGTCTGGCTGTTCAATGAAATTGCCAATATTTGTGGCTACAACCTCGCCGCAGAAGGTGTGCAGATTATTGAGTTCGCGCAATCCGGCCTGAGATCACTGATAAAGGTCGCTAAAGCCTTTGATATTGATTGGCACGTAGTCACTGATGGCGATCAAGCGGGCAAAAAGTACGCCGCTACCGTGAAAGCGATGCTGGACGAAGAACAAGAGCGTCATCGCCTCACGGAGTTGCCCGATAGAGATATTGAACACTTCCTCTACCAAAATGGTTTTGAGCAATTCTTCCGACAAATGGTAAAAATTCCACCAGACCATCCGATCCCAGCAAAAAAAGTGGTTCACAGGGTATTAAAGAAAAAGGCCAAGCCCGACCTTGCGCTTGCTATCGTAGGTCATTGCGAGGAAGAAGGTGCCGAATGTATACCGGTTTTATTGCGCTGGACACTAAAACGTGTTGTCACCATGGCCAATGGTAATACGTAA
- a CDS encoding bifunctional metallophosphatase/5'-nucleotidase produces the protein MSEKRHKPVRMTVAHINDTHSYFEPTSLQLHLNHVEPSIEPYVSAGGFARIATRSKQLRAQAKSEQRQFLFLHAGDCFQGTLYFSLFKGRANADMLNALNIDAMTLGNHELDMGNEPVADFVQRIDFPFLCGNWDLSQELMSKEKRIGQHNGVYSYDPVTRAAKWITKEVDGESVAVFGLSIDKMTDIANPDSDTPFIQALDVARHTVNAIHQTGINKIILLSHLGYEQDKALAHEVEGIGLIVGGHSHRLQGDFSALGFADDEAYGQHINGTYVVQAGYHALSMGHCHIDFDEHGQVTWFEGQNELLFGRRVFLDASLSQPRNDAQYQLACDWIKAQTNVVICKKDPEVQSLLRDKYMPRVKALSEQVVAVLSQPLRHVRLPDEKGGSELAPMVAESFLYAMRNLGHDIQFAMHNAGGVRSSLHAGSVSVADISGKLLPFAVPIGVYRIHGQALADCIEGAINNATNNGVEGTGSGSYPYMSRLRFDYDAQAIIGQRVTSLEICDDQGQWQPVEKNKIYCGTSSAYTMKGKEGYDAILQQEPGSIVTTLSMADCFAQYLTDCHSAELETTYSIHQ, from the coding sequence ATGAGCGAAAAACGCCATAAGCCCGTCAGAATGACGGTTGCCCACATTAATGATACCCACTCCTATTTTGAACCTACGTCACTGCAGCTGCACCTTAATCATGTCGAACCGTCAATAGAGCCATATGTGAGTGCGGGTGGCTTTGCCCGAATAGCAACGCGCTCAAAGCAGCTGCGAGCTCAAGCAAAGAGCGAACAGCGACAGTTTCTATTCCTGCATGCCGGTGATTGTTTTCAAGGCACCCTGTATTTCTCGCTGTTCAAAGGGCGAGCCAATGCAGACATGCTTAACGCGCTAAATATTGATGCGATGACCCTTGGTAACCATGAGTTAGATATGGGCAACGAACCCGTTGCCGATTTTGTGCAGCGTATCGACTTCCCTTTTCTCTGTGGTAACTGGGATCTGTCTCAAGAGCTGATGAGCAAAGAGAAGCGTATTGGACAGCATAATGGCGTCTATAGCTATGACCCAGTAACCCGCGCTGCAAAGTGGATAACCAAAGAGGTAGATGGCGAATCTGTGGCGGTGTTTGGCTTATCGATAGATAAAATGACCGATATTGCCAACCCTGACTCTGATACTCCCTTTATCCAAGCGCTGGATGTCGCTCGCCATACTGTGAATGCGATTCACCAAACTGGCATTAATAAGATTATTTTGCTCAGTCATTTGGGCTATGAGCAAGATAAGGCTTTGGCTCACGAGGTGGAAGGCATCGGCTTGATTGTTGGTGGTCATAGCCATCGATTGCAGGGGGATTTCTCAGCGTTAGGTTTTGCTGACGATGAGGCCTATGGTCAGCATATAAACGGCACTTACGTGGTACAAGCGGGCTACCATGCGTTGTCGATGGGGCATTGCCATATTGATTTTGATGAGCATGGCCAAGTGACGTGGTTTGAAGGCCAAAATGAGTTGCTGTTTGGTCGCCGTGTCTTTCTCGATGCAAGTTTGAGTCAGCCACGTAACGATGCCCAGTATCAACTTGCGTGTGACTGGATCAAAGCTCAAACCAATGTGGTGATCTGTAAGAAAGACCCAGAAGTGCAGTCTTTGCTGCGGGATAAATACATGCCGAGAGTAAAAGCGCTCTCAGAGCAGGTAGTAGCGGTGTTAAGTCAACCGCTACGCCACGTTCGACTGCCAGATGAAAAAGGTGGTAGTGAACTTGCCCCTATGGTGGCAGAGTCATTCCTTTATGCGATGCGCAATTTAGGGCATGACATTCAATTTGCGATGCATAATGCCGGAGGCGTACGCAGCTCTTTGCATGCAGGAAGTGTTTCCGTTGCCGATATTTCCGGAAAGCTTTTGCCCTTTGCCGTTCCGATTGGTGTGTATCGAATTCATGGCCAAGCGCTAGCTGATTGTATAGAAGGGGCGATTAACAATGCCACGAACAACGGCGTAGAGGGCACGGGGTCGGGTTCTTATCCATATATGAGTCGCCTGCGTTTTGATTATGATGCTCAAGCGATCATCGGGCAGCGTGTGACAAGTCTGGAAATCTGCGATGACCAGGGACAATGGCAACCAGTTGAAAAAAATAAGATTTACTGCGGTACATCGTCGGCTTATACGATGAAGGGAAAAGAGGGCTATGATGCTATTTTGCAGCAGGAGCCCGGTTCTATTGTGACCACATTGTCGATGGCAGATTGCTTTGCTCAATACCTCACCGACTGTCACTCGGCTGAACTCGAAACAACCTATTCGATACATCAATAG